The sequence ATCAAAACAGGAAGTGGGGAGTGTCTATCTGGCTTTACGGCTCTCTCTTGGGCCTAGATTCTTAGAAAAGGCCAGCACTGTTGCTTATGTTCACCGCTTGCATCTCCTTTTTTGCTTGTCGGAGAAGTCAACAGTCATTGAAcagttgtttctattttaaaaaattcaTGAGAAAcgcatgtagatttttttttttttttcatttagcccGGGGAACAATTATTGCAGTGGTGAACGGTGTTAAATATGTTTGCATGACAAAGCATTTTATCATGCAAAAACGTTCATGTCATTTTCCCTCGCAGcaagttgttttaaaaaataaataatttctggcttTCGAAAAGGAACTCGCAATGTTAGAAGGATATTTTGACATGAGTTTGACATGATTCGTGTGAACAATGTtctaaacacattttcatttcattgttcATATTATTCTGTTCACTTTATTCTAAATGTTAATGGTTCTGCAATTTTAGCCTGTCTCTTGCCACAGAgctctgatttgttttaatgggTTTATCAGTCTTATTCTTTGCCAGATTCTCAGTTTTAGTCTTTAAGGAAGCTTTTACACATTTATCTGTGCTCTAGTAAGTGAAAACTGCAAGTTTTAAAACCAGTTAAGACTGAGCTAAATGGATAAAGCTTAAGTTCTGGTTTACTTTTTTCACACACTTAATTTCTATTAAATGTCTCCAttattgttcacaaaaaaaatatacaggttctttaatatgttaatattttgtcattattatattGTAAGAGTTGTAACAAAGGGAAGGCCTTTAAATAGTAAAACAATTCTGAAAgaaactatatataaaatgtttctcaagcaactgtatgaaatgaaaacatttaaaacgtgTGTTTACGAAAAATGCCCTTGTCCTGAGGACACACATTTCAAACTTTCATTTGaaatctttaatattttaagtatattaaaatgagTATATAGTAATTTCAGAGGACAGAGTTCACAaacataaaatttttataattataaattctaGAATATAGTTAATGTAAGaagtttttgaatatatatatatatatatatatatatatatatatatatatattattttttttatttttttatttatttatttattttttcagaagaaACCACTTCTAGAGAAAAACATGTATTTCTTGTGACAACTGTCCAGTGTATCAAGTTACTCAACATGCTTTTTATGCCAGACACTCATTAACTTCCTCATACTTTActcacttcattcattcattcattcttttattttcaaattaaagtAAGTTCCTTCTTCTTAAGGCAGTTTTGGGACAAATTTTCAGCTGTGCaatcattttctttttgtctCAGCTGGTGGTTCAGGCTGGTCTCTTCCATGGCAGTGAGCTCCTGTGCAAAGTTGTGATCAGTAATGAGGTCGGTGTTTGCTCTGAACCCGTATGGGACCAGAAACTAGTGTTTGACATCAGCGTGAGTGACCTGCCTCGAATGAGCCGCCTCTGCTTTGCCCTCTACGGCGTCATCGAGAAGACCAAAAAGCGTCCTaccaagaagaaaaacaaaagagcGGTATGTTTCAGTTCATTTCAACAGCAAACAAGTCACTTAGCAACCAACACACTGACTGAAGAGAGATGAGACACCTAACAGATGCTATACTTGGAGGGTTTGACATGCATGGCTGCTGTGAACACATTCACAGTGAATGTTGTTTCCAagtaaaaaacacaaaacacactatTGAAAGTATAATCAGCATGATGCAATAATATTTAAACCCTCATAACAGGATGTTGTGGTCCCTTGCCTGCTTAATGTGAGTAACCCAAGTTAAATGTTAGGACAGAGCAGCTACTGTGTCAAATCAGAACTCGCCAGCATGCCTTTTCGTGGCCCTGTCTCTGTCATGTAGCTTGCGGTGTCGATTGAAGGTGCCGTGTTGAAATTCCcaggtgtcagtgtgtgtgtatggtggGCTGGTGTTAGCAACACCAACGCATCCACTTCTGCTTTCAGTGTTACTTCTCTTTCAGCGAACTAGAGAAGAAGTCCACATGGGTGTGAGACATAAAGAGACCAAAAAGGGTCTCCTTCTGTTATACTTACATTGTACTAGTTCTGCTGGAAACCCAAATTTGACCATCttgaaatttaaatgtattgtttatctcTAGATTCTGATTAAATATTCCCTTTTTGAGGCAGGTTAATAGAAAAACagctataaaattatatttttaattatgtaaattattctGTAGTCTTTATTCTTTatgaattttagttttttttatgaaattgtatttaaaatatgtataattaataataaattaaatgttaatttcagtTCATTATAAATTGATTaactttttaagattttaaaataaatctaaatattttttgtaaactgttttaaaattgattatgaattatacattattttataaacttttatttacaataatcttttaatttaataaaaaaaataaaaataatttcttctgatttatatttaacgttactaTGTTGATTTAGGCAACATTAAATTGTTATGTGGAATTGAACTGGGTTcgattttaaaccatttttagtTAAACATTGTGAAAATGGGCTGCTATTTGCAAccaacattcatttttttaatgcattattttgaccttttgtttgattagttttgAATCTCTTAACAAACAGCACAATTTTCACAAACAGCGCTTCTAAAAAAACGATCGATTGCAGTAATGTCTGTCTACAAATAGAAGCACTTAACTTGACAACTGGACTACATTTTCAATCATACACAGGAAGTATCTGTTTTATGGGTATGTTGGAAATCACTGCTGTTGTGGCTGGAATATTTGGTTAGTCAGTTGAATTGTCACCTCCCACAACAGAGGCATTAGTGTACAGCGCTGTTTAGACAGTTATCACCTCTCCCACGTTAAATGACTATTGTGTAATGCCAATATGGTTAATAAACCTCCAGATGATCGCTCTTTCCACAGGATTGCCCGTTGGCCTGGGTTAACACGATGGTATTTGACTACAAGGACCAGCTAAAAACTGGAGAATTTTCCCTTTCCACGTGGCCATCAGTCCCAGGtactttaaaatgaacagtagCTTGTGCTGTTTACAGCTGCTTCTTTTAGCATGAGCTTTGGTTGagttattttaggaattctgcaAATCACAGGAGTGAATTTGAAGTcttattttgagttatttttgGTTATTTCATATCAGGGACCTCAGTTAAGGTTTTAACAgctcaattgttttatttttagacgATAAAGGGGATTTGTTGAATCCTATGGGCACTGTGGAGAAAAATCCAAACATTGACAGCACGGCTGGTCTCCTGATTCGGTTTCCCAACATCAGACCACACCCCCTGTATTATCCTCCAATTGAAAAGGTGAGTTTTTGTGGTTCTCCTTAATGCTTGCACACTTCTCACAATGTCTGTACGCTTTATGGAAATGCTCAGTCATTATCTTCTATTGTTTTCAGCTAAATGAGCTGGGTATGAATGGTGAAAAAGTTGTTGCTACAAAAGAAGAGGTAAGAAATCAAATGTATTGGTCTGTTAGACCAGAACCATGCAGATATGTCAGTCATGAGATGGAAATGGTTGCTACATTAGGGCCTGTACTTCTAAAGCACCGTTAAAGAGTTGTGGTTTGCTGAAGCATTGAATGTTTCCAGTGATTGATTCATATCACTAGAACTGAAAGCATTAAACGACTTTATTAAACTTTAATCTATTACAAATGTGATCGTCTTCTTTCAGAACCTGAAACTGAGGGAGATTGTGGACAATAAAAACTACACCGAGTTCTTTGAGGATGAGAAGGAGCTTCTGTGGAAGTTACGTGTAGAGGTGAGGAGGCGATACCCAGAGAGCCTCCCCAAACTCCTCCTCATCACTAAGTGGAACAAACACGAGGACGTGGCTCAGGTATGTGGAACCACTAGTTCCTCGGGATATGATTATTTTTAGACATTGAAAAATGTAACCCTTttgcttttctaaaaaaaacCCAGAATTGTACCTACTCTGGTGTTCCTGTGTCAAAAACGACCAGccattttaaaattgcttgtaatTATGCTATATAATCCCCAAATCCtgtattaaattgtttttgtCAATGGCAATTCTGGTAACATTTACGCAAAAGCTGATATCCAATGTGATCATTTTCAGGCAAATGAAGATCCTTTCTTGTTCAAATTGACCAGAACGTGACACAATGGGTTAATTATTCAaggaaaatactatttaaaaggcacatttaaaataattgaataattccTTGTAGCCTATATCTTATGTACTCcttttgacatttacatttttatattaatttatttgactcGTTTTTGCATGTGTATGGTTAGTGCAGAATCAAGCAAGTgtcaaaaaagcaaaacaaaataaataattgatatatatccttttttttttttttttttataaaaatgtaaaagtacttCTAAATTGAATGAAATAACTGACAACACTGATAACATTGTTTCAGTTTCCTTCTTCGGGATTGTTTTTGCTCATTGTACCACATCTTTCACACATCTTTACCACCACTGAGTGCTTTTCTTCTAAACTTAATGGCTTGTGAGGCTGTTGTACACTCCCtctcagtgtattttatttttttttctcagatggtTGGTTTGTTACGGAAATGGCCAGAGTTGCCTGCTATACATGCTCTAGAACTTCTGGACTACAGTTTCCCTGACCCTCATGTCCGCTCCTTCACCATCCGCTGCCTCAGCAACTTGCGGTGGGTGGCACTGCCTCTCTATAATCAACACCTGCtcttgagaataaaaaaaaaaaaatgcacaggcACTGTCATGCATATGTGtcaaaatcagaggaaaaaaaaaacaattaacatttaTAGAGATATTCTAATAAGTGCTTCCaggtattttattaataattgcaataattaatatttaatttgcatgTCAAGAAAGCCTTGTCTGAATATTTACGAGGGGGTTTATATTCAAATTCATCtttattaaaaactgctcatatGTAATTACTCCTCTaacagttcttttttttcctcaacagTGATGACGAGCTTTTTCAGTATCTCTTGCAACTGGTGCAGGTTCTGAAGTATGAATCCTACCTGGATTGTGACTTGACCTGTTTCTTGCTAAAGCGAGCCCTGGCCAACAAGAAAATCGGTCACTTCTTGTTTTGGCACCTCAGGTATAAAGCCATCTTCTTATAGTGCTCTACAGCAGTGCGCCCCAATTCCTTTCAATGTGATTTAGGCTTTGTTTTTGCTTTCTCTAAAGGTCAGAAATGCATGTGCCCTCAGTCAGCTTGAGATTTGGACTTATTCTGGAGGCGTACTGTCGTGGGAGCATCTTTCACATCAAGAGCTTGATGAAGCAGGTTTGTTGCATTTATTCCTTATGCAAAAAGCAAATACATATTTCTAGCACCTTTTTTTGTACTGTGATGCATCTTTATTAACCTAATGTAAAACGActtgtttttttcttgcattttgttTTCCGGGGCCCTTTTTGACACTTAGGGCCCAAATTTAGCACTTGACTTGTTTTTTTACAGTTACTTGTTCTGGTAATTGTCACATTGTGTTGTGTGTCTTCTTGTAAAAAACACCAGTTTGTTCAGCCACATAAATGTACGTGTATAAATATAGCAAGTAAGCACAAAGGGTGCTGGAATATGTTTTTCTTTGCAGCGACAGTGACTGTGCTTATAACTCATcttctttaaaaattttaataataaccaGACCACTGGAAAGAAAGGGAACTGCTCTACGCTGCTCAAAGTTTGCAGCTGTTTTTACATGCCTTCTCAAATATTGATTATCACACCAAGCGTACTGCTTTAATTCAGTCCAGTTTTATCTCCAAATTTAATGTGTGTGCATATGGATTTGAATGTACTTGCACACAGTACATACTTGTTATCTCTGTCTCCTACAGAATGAGGCTCTGAATAAAATGAAGGCTCTCAATGACTTTGTGAAATCAGGCAGTCAGAAGGCAACCAGGGTCCAGACTACAGAGGACATGAAAGTGTGCATCAAACAGGACACGTACATGGAAGCGCTTTCGGATGTCGTTTCTCCTCTCAATCCAAGCATCGTGCTATGTGAACTATGGTACCATTCACATGCATGTTAATAAAGTAGATTTATAATGCAGTCTCTTAAATACAgttcatatttattataaaataacatatcttgagtgattttaGAGGTTGTTGCATCAGCGCTTGTTAAGAAATGATATTTCTTTGGTTAACATCCTACAGATGGTGTTATTTAGCAATGTAGATTTTGCGATAACTGGAATGATTGTGCAAAACACTTTTTGAATAACCTCtcattatgcctttttttttttttttaaggtttcattGGTCGTTTTAGGTTTTTAAGCTGTAACTGAATCTACGACATGATGCAATCATTTGAATGTAGTAATCCCGCTAAATGATCTGGTGCATTGCATACAAGTCACGTAAAAGCAGTTACCAGAAAGCAAAAACAAAGCTCGTTTTGCAACCCATTGTGTACGTGTGTCGTTTCTTGATGCTAATCTTTTTTGTTTCAGTGCAGACAAGTGTAAGTTCATGGACTCCAAAATGAAACCTCTGTGGCTGATGTATAAGAACAAATATGATCATGTGGGCATTATCTTCAAAAATGGAGATGGTATGGACAAAAAGTCGTGCTAACACTTTTTGTTGTTGCTTGCATTGAAGATCCCCcctcattttttacttttataaattagTGACTGGAAAAAAGACTTTGCCAATTATATCTTTTATTAGATCTCCGGCAGGACATGCTAACCCTTCAGATGATTGAGCTAATGGATGTTTTGTGGAAAAAAGAAGGTCTTGACCTCAGGTTTGTATAGTTAACTTTATTCCACCCAGATGATCAATTAGCAGAAAATGTGTGATGCAAATAagtgcctatatatatatatatatatatatatatatatatatatatatatatatatatatatatatatatatatatatatatatatatatatatatatgtgtgtgtgtgtgcatgtaaaattatgtttaaaataaatgaataaatataaatccatttttttattttattttagatacagAGACAGattctgtaaaaaatacattaataaataaatcatgactGCTAAAGTTTATTTGTTGGGTCCCAGAATGCTGCCTTACGGATGCCTGTCAACCGGGAACAAAACGGGTCTCATCGAGGTGGTGAAAAACTCAGACACTATCGCCAACATCCAGAGAAACAACAGCAACAGTGCAGCCACCGCTGCCTTCAACAAGGACGCTCTTCTCAACTGGCTCAAATCTAAAAACCCAGGGTGAGCAGTACTCTCTCTATTAACTTTCACTGCACCACAGCCCGTGTGGTGTGAACGCTGCGAGCCAGTGTAGTGTAGCCAACCAATCTGGCATCATTTGATGATTTTGCATGAGCCATGCATGCTGTTTTCTACTCTCAGGGTTAAAGTTCTTTTGGCTCATTTGACCTTTTGGTTTATATGAAACTACAAATGCACTTTGTTTGCAGAAGTTGCAGCAGTGGAGTAAATCTGCCCCACGTTATGCTGCATTTACAATTTCATTTGTTCTTGGCAGGTGTTTTCTTCCAAAGTGGCTTGATGTGCATGTTGTTTTTTGTGTTAGCAGCTAAGTATACAAACTGAGCACTAAGAAGAAACCACAACGTTTGTTGCATTGTGTAACAATTTCCTTTAGCAATTGTCGATCCTGTCAGAATGGGACAAAATGACCTTTTCAGAAATGCACTGGTTTAGAGAAGTCTGAGTGTTGGGGTCTTTTTGGGGTCAAAACTAACCTTCAGCATCAGCACTTATTCATAGTGTACTTGCGGACATGACTGATCCTTATTTCACTTCTGTGTGACCTTTTTAGGTAACTAACAAAACTACTTTTGGTTAAGCGTATGTGGCTAACCAGCTACTCACTATGATGCTTGCATGATTTTCTTCAAGTATCCTGTTTATACATGACCTCTTGAACTCTTGAAACTAGTTTGCAATAAACTGAAAAGGCTGATGGCTTGTCGGAAACAGATATATGCCCCCTGTGGACATATCCAGTTCTGTTCGCTGGTTGTCCACTTACTGTAAATGTTATGCTATATTGTAAGGAATAACCAAGTATGGGACACTCGTTATTATAGGTCCTGACCACTGCTTGCTGATTGGATGATGTTGTTTGAtgttttcattttgcattttggTTTAATGTTGCATGACAGGATACATAAAGAAGTGCATTATTTGCTGAGCATATGTGTGTCTGAGGTGCATATGTATCTTTTACCCAGCTTGCCAGTATGcgcatatattatttttataatattagtttttacCCTCTTTTTGCATTTACTTTATCTGAGCTAATGTGGCAAGAGGCTTAAAACACAAAGACACATTACACATTCACCAGGCAATATTAATGTTGAATGTCTCGGGTGAGTTATAGAGTGACTGACTTAAAATGATCAGACAGAAACAAAGCAGAAAATGTTTAACATGTAATATACATTATATCTTTATATCCACACATATAGTACATGTGTGTGTTAATGAGTTAGCAAATAGGAAAATAGGGATGGCAATGGGTTATGAATTGAaacctgatttattttattttccagggATAAACTGGATCAAGCCATTGAGGAATTCACCCTCTCCTGCGCTGGCTACTGTGTAGCCACATATGTTCTGGGAATAGGGGACCGTCACAGTGATAATATAATGATCAGGGAAACGGGTCAGGTGAGAGTGAACTCAGTGCCCTAGCAGTGCTGTGTAATCATAAATTGTATCACAAGATGGCACCAGCCATTCATATGAGAATGGGTTGCACTTATCCTATTTCATATACTTGTGCCATTTTGTCATTGTCAGGTTTGAATTTAGTAGGTAATTTAAGTAATGCATGAGATTTTCTCTGTATTGTTTGCAGTTATTCCATATAGACTTCGGGCACTTTTTGGGGAACTTTAAGAGCAAATTTGGGATCAACAGAGAACGTGTGCCTTTCATTCTGACGTACGACTTTGTCCATGTAATCCAGGAGGGACGGACCAACAACAGTGAGAAATTTGAGCGGTtagtacatatgtttttttaactttaatgcCACAAAGCTATTTTAGCTAGTTCCGACTTtgatttagtgttttgtttttaaactatAACCATTTTTTTATAGTATACTTGCATTTTTATCAGCTGCATTTATCAAAACTGTCACACAAAAAGTAGTATTAAGAAGGCTTCCAGAAGAaagcattttttacattcctcTGTAATGTATGGAAACTGTTGACTGCTAATAACCTTGACAGACTACATTTATATGTAACCTGCTAATAAATGGAAGGAAGGTTTTGTGAGGAAAGAGGAAATGTGAAACGCATAACTGAACAAGGAAAGAGTTCATGGGTTCTTATCTTTGCCAGGTTTCGTGAGTACTGCGAACAAGCCTATAAAATCCTTTGCCGGAATGGGACTCTTTTTGTGAATCTTTTTGCCTTGATGAAAGCTGCAGGACTCCCTGAGCTCAGTTCTTCCAAAGACATCCAGTATCTCAAGGTAAGAATTGCCCATTAGATGGGTGATATTTGCAGTTTCTCTAGTGCTTTACAAGCATGAAATATCAAATCCACACGGAGGACATCTGAAGACACTGTTGTGCATGAGATTTATTTTTAGAGCAAGGCTAAAACAAAAACGTTACCTATAATATTTCAAATAGAGTTCACCCAAAGATTGTCATCACATTGTCAAACCTCTATTACTTTCTGTTTTTTTGGAACACAGGAAAAGGTAATTTGAAGAGTTTTGTCCAAAGATATTATATGATATAGTAAATATAGCATGGACAAAAAATAGAGAGACGAAACTATGACTTTTTTTAGGCGAATTGTCCCTTTAAAAGGAAGATTCAcccaaacatttatatttgttgaacattttcttcatcttaacagatttgagaaattttgcattgcatcatttgctctccaatggatcctctgcagtgaatgggtgccgtcagaatgagagttaagacagctgataaaaacatgagCTGTGTGTTCGTAAGAAACAAATTCCtcgagatgtttttaacttctggCTAAACTCCTCTAAAATAATCCTCTATTGTCTTTTTCTGAATCAGGAGGGAAATATGCATAGATCAAACACTATTTACAAGTACCATGTAAACAGTCCTAACTAACatattggtggattttgatgtgagaggacaacagtggATGGGATTTTTCACTGGAGGATGTGTTGTCATGGACGGGTATTTTGTTAAAccccttaatgatggatttgtttcttacaaaatgcagtttttagatTTGCAAAATGCTATTTGATGGGTtggagtggtgtgaattactGTGAAATACTGTGATCCACAAATTACtgcgtggattattgtgatgattttatgagctgtttggactctcattctgacggcacccattcactgcagattatCCATTATTatacaagtgatgtaatgctagatTTTTCTAAATTCGTCATGATgtagaaacaaacacatctacttGTTGGGTGGCCTGGTGGTGAgaaaattaagcacattttcatctttgggttAACTATTGGATTGTTCTTTTTCTCACAGGACTCTTTGGCACTGGGGAAATCTGAGGAGGAAGCACTGAAGAACTTTAAAGTGAAATTTAATGAAGCTCTTCGAGAGAGCTGGAAGACCAAGGTGAACTGGATGATGCACACTTTTGCCAAAGATAACAGATAAATGGCACTCGATCACAGGAGACCCACTGAAACCCTCTTGATGCTGAGTTTTGATTTAAACCAATGCAGCTTTGAACACAATATATGTTGCAATGCTGACTAGCATTTATGGCATTATACTTCCTTGCAAAGGCAAAATGCAGCAACTAAACGGTTTGTTAAAACGGAATTAGGACTAATATCATAGGTCAAATGCGACTAGATTTTGTGTTTGAAAACCAGAATTTGGTTCAAAAAGTTACTGCGTTTTGCCTTTGCAGGGCAGTATACATCAACAGCTGTTCAGCGAATGTTTACATCTGTGACGTAATAGTGAATAATTCTATACGTTTGTCTTAGTGAAACATACTGCTTTAAATGAGAGTCATTTCAGATACATGTTGTATTTGCAACACAATGCACTGGGGATCGAAGCTACTAATTTAACAAACTGCTGGCGTGCCACTAATTTAACTAGCATCACTGGTTTGTTTCTGTCACACTTGTGTACCTGCACAGAGAAAAGCTCAGAGCGAGtgagattaatgtatttatcATTTCTAACTGTACAGCATGATTGACTTCTGTTCTGGAGAAGAAAGTGCTTAATGTGTTTTCATACggtttacatttttgtttcaagatTTTTGTTCCTCTGTTTACATGAAGGCGTTTGGTTGTACATATTCTTTAGTGTATCATACGTACATTAACATTCcttaaaacagtattattttttttttcatttgaatgatTTGTGTAATAGGAAAATTGTTCATCACGAAAGCCTTTGAATAGTGGTGTACACAAGAAGACATTTTGTATGTCAATTGTAGAAATGAgccttaaatattttgtatttgtggGGTGTTCTCTGTGCCTTCGGGATAAGACACAAGCCATCTTGAAGTCGTGTCCAAAGAGTTTGCTTTATGTTCAGTGAAATGTGTGCAAAGGATGTACAGTATGCCTAGTACTACTGTACTATAAATCAGGGCAAAAGTGGAATATTATTGCTCCGTAGAACAATGCGCTGTTAATCGTGTGCCTATTTTGAATATAGAGTCAGTCAAGCTTGTGTTTTCTCTTCCAGTAAACCTTAATTAACTCCAGAATGTATCACCACAGTGTTCTCCAACTGAATCCACTGCTACCTGATTCATGAAGATAATTTTTCTCAAagtgttgtttattttgaatctttaaatgtcccctagaatgtgaatttttaaaagatatttaaagcTAAAACCATctcatctttatatatatatatatatatatatatatatatatatatatgaaagttcTACTAACACCCAAtgcatataattttaataatgtaaggAAGACTAGTGCACAGAGGTATAACTTTGACATGATGAATGGATTTTAGCATTGGTGTAGGTATTGATGACTACTAACCGAGTACCTCTCATGCTGTGGTCTTGTCCAAgccttcattttgtttttgacTGTGTACCATGAGCTTTAGTCATTTCACAGTATGAAACACCAGGATCTTGAATTTCTCGGTTTACTAATGTATTGTTTCAGTTTTTAAACATTACTGCTTTGTTATGAAGTTTTCAGAGGTGTTATGAGTTATGGAAGTGTGTTATTCATTCTCATTTTTGCCATAAATTATTGATTATGAAATTGATTTGTgggtttattatttgtttttgttaaataagtgttttttttgatAGATGCACAAATGCAATGAAAGGAGCCAGACTTCTAGCTGTCTATGTAGTTGGCATCTGAAGGAGGAAAATAATAAATtggtgcatttttttcttttttacatttaaaagagtaGTTCACCTCAGGCCATCTTTGAATGTAGATGTAGTTTGTGTAttaatctgaacagatttggagacatttaacattttatcacTTGCTCTCAAAAATGGATCttttgaagtgaatgggtgccgtcagaataagagtccaaacagctgataaaaagacACTAATCCACATTACTCAAGTaaatcagttaacatcttgtgaagtgaaaagctgtttgtttgtaagaaacaaatccaaagTGTTTAACTATGCTTCCTGTATAATATTGCGCTCTGAAAAAATAGTTGGAAAAATAGTTTAATCTGAATCAAAAGAGAGatgtgcacagatcaagcaccgtttataaGAGAAAATAGttcaaaacagttaaaaacatctatgttagtggattttaatgtgagagaacAGCAGGCGATGGATTTTTTATTATGGATAACAGACTCCTATTTTAGCCAAAAGAGATGGTTTAACAAAAAATGCCTTATAAatggatttattttgtttttgaatttttttgttgttgtttacatcacaagacaatcattgacacacaGGAattatgtggattattgtgatgtttttgtcagctgataggacttttattctgacggcaccaatTCACTGCAAGAGGATcaactggtgagcaagtgatgtaatgctaaatttctccaaatcagttctgatgaagaaacaaacgcatatcttggatggcttgaagTTGGGTAcgtttttagcaaattttcatttttggatgaactgttacTTTAAGGTGGCTGTCACAATGTGGATGATTTACCCAAATTGGCCCTACTTAATTTCCAGAATTCAGACTAGTGTGGGACAGGAAGTTAAATACGTCTGATCAGCATTCGAAT is a genomic window of Carassius auratus strain Wakin chromosome 23, ASM336829v1, whole genome shotgun sequence containing:
- the pik3cd gene encoding phosphatidylinositol 4,5-bisphosphate 3-kinase catalytic subunit delta isoform yields the protein MPPGVYGMQDVWEREGRQQIDMEFLLPTGIYLKFPVSASDTISTIKKMVWKNARNEPLFSALSDPDAYVFTCINMTAEREELEDEQRRLCDVQPFMPILRLVAREGDRVEKLITTQINLLIGKGHHEFDSQKNHEMNEFRTKMRTFCEEHAQVRQMLPWEPWMEFNFPCDLEPCSVVAKSHSVKKILVNVKFEGSEETFVLQQDPHDLPIALKRSALRKKSTVFRAARQEKPEDYTLQVNGRLEFIYGEYPLCQFKYIFSCLHGGITPHLTMVHHSAIIKYQEEQGGLSNQVSRTRAQSKPPPLPLKRQNTSSLWSIHEPFYIYLLQGSRVNADEGMKLVVQAGLFHGSELLCKVVISNEVGVCSEPVWDQKLVFDISVSDLPRMSRLCFALYGVIEKTKKRPTKKKNKRADCPLAWVNTMVFDYKDQLKTGEFSLSTWPSVPDDKGDLLNPMGTVEKNPNIDSTAGLLIRFPNIRPHPLYYPPIEKLNELGMNGEKVVATKEENLKLREIVDNKNYTEFFEDEKELLWKLRVEVRRRYPESLPKLLLITKWNKHEDVAQMVGLLRKWPELPAIHALELLDYSFPDPHVRSFTIRCLSNLRDDELFQYLLQLVQVLKYESYLDCDLTCFLLKRALANKKIGHFLFWHLRSEMHVPSVSLRFGLILEAYCRGSIFHIKSLMKQNEALNKMKALNDFVKSGSQKATRVQTTEDMKVCIKQDTYMEALSDVVSPLNPSIVLCELCADKCKFMDSKMKPLWLMYKNKYDHVGIIFKNGDDLRQDMLTLQMIELMDVLWKKEGLDLRMLPYGCLSTGNKTGLIEVVKNSDTIANIQRNNSNSAATAAFNKDALLNWLKSKNPGDKLDQAIEEFTLSCAGYCVATYVLGIGDRHSDNIMIRETGQLFHIDFGHFLGNFKSKFGINRERVPFILTYDFVHVIQEGRTNNSEKFERFREYCEQAYKILCRNGTLFVNLFALMKAAGLPELSSSKDIQYLKDSLALGKSEEEALKNFKVKFNEALRESWKTKVNWMMHTFAKDNR